One region of Purpureocillium takamizusanense chromosome 4, complete sequence genomic DNA includes:
- a CDS encoding uncharacterized protein (COG:K~EggNog:ENOG503NV6F~TransMembrane:1 (o610-631i)) translates to MSHRIVSESTAIPSLFHPPPHSIPDGRLAVSAEPEPGNQRCCRCGARHHRRRGPTTAALSRGTRGSRGSEVGSRSRASMELDAAMGTNNVIPRACQNCRVRKIRCNRQVPCSNCVTSSIPCHAVGHAKSAATKRSAASGRQPPPANTGNETELETLQRRMTRLEQTLEKVLSHNEKHGILQQQGSQQHDGSQKVRSSHQVPPANRTIPIEGASSFGRQAYLASQISELASPEAANSPAIIDELKALRNAIQEPSPPDRPGDGKQNPSQLNVELIPSEFVLRLFRVLRETQSLLFLFHPVHDLAQLETLCQRIYFPVNPLSTGELTLFHGMLYFSMWELHCTPNSGLSPDEVERYRDICWANFQAGIDTHELAAIPTYENALALTMAALDSQLRGRKMLQWNLISAAAKHCLALGYHRSDTFSNLPFAESETMRRLFWHVFMSDASLSLTLGRAPIIQEYDVDAPPLTVSKDPKRAPWDEALVSFVQFSSIQANIYRQLYSPMSRGTDAVARRHVVVSLADKLRQWYADWHEIDFSSAYHSHIFKTTFSGVDVTYYSVLTLLHRGATSSNAIADISPECFKAAKQGLEAHLVSYPRAVNLGPDAVSMYADWILLFTSFTPYIVTFLHCIGSLDSSDLTLLRRVLDSIEQIASTVKSCRPQYELCQSLLRIAEAFNESRPLDLGGSAPQLDTALNLSLQNPLIDDCGWSYFQSTMDEWSGQSLSTGCFTLGSRIDSHAN, encoded by the exons ATGTCACACAGAATTGTGAGTGAATCGACTGCCATCCCAAGTCTCttccatccccctccccactCAATCCCGGACGGCCGTCTCGCAGTGTCCGCCGAACCCGAACCCGGGAATCAAAGATGCTGCAGGTGTGGcgcgcgccaccaccgccggcgagggccgacgacagcagcgcTAAGCCGCGGCACGCGCGGATCCCGCGGATCAGAGGTG GGCAGCAGATCTCGAGCCAGCATGGAACTTGATGCCGCCATGGGAACCAACAATGTCATACCACGTGCA TGTCAAAACTGTCGTGTCCGCAAG ATACGGTGTAACCGACAGGTGCCATGCTCCAACTGCGTGACCTCCAGCATTCCCTGTCATGCCGTGGGACATGCAAAGTCGGCGGCAACGAAGCGGAGCGCTGCTtcgggcaggcagccgccTCCAGCGAACACGGG CAACGAGACTGAGCTGGAAACTCTTCAGAGGCGCATGACCAGGCTGGAGCAGACCCTCGAGAAAGTCCTATCGCACAATGAGAAGCACGGAATCTTGCAGCAACAGGGGTCACAACAACATGACGGTTCCCAAAAGGTGCGGTCGAGCCACCAGGTGCCACCCGCGAATCGAACCATCCCCATCGAGGGCGCATCTTCTTTTGGCCGGCAAGCATATCTTGCCAGTCAAATCTCCGAGCTTGCGTCGCCCGAAGCCGCCAACTCGCCGGCCATCATagacgagctcaaggccctgCGCAATGCGATACAAGAACCGAGTCCGCCCGACCGTCCGGGCGACGGCAAACAGAACCCAAGCCAGCTCAACGTGGAGTTGATCCCTTCAGAGTTTGTCCTGCGCCTATTCAGGGTCCTCAGAG AAACGCAGTCGCTGCTCTTCCTCTTTCACCCCGTTCATGACCTGGCGCAGCTGGAGACTCTGTGTCAGCGCATTTACTTCCCGGTCAATCCTCTCTCGACCGGAGAGCTGACGCTCTTCCACGGCATGCTCTACTTCTCCATGTGGGAGTTACACTGCACCCCGAACTCGGGCTTGTCCCCGGACGAGGTTGAGCGATACCGCGACATTTGCTGGGCGAATTTCCAGGCCGGCATCGACACCCacgagctggcggccatcCCCACCTATGAGAATGCGCTGGCTTTGACCATGGCA GCGCTCGACTCGCAGTTGAGAGGCAGGAAGATGCTGCAGTGGAATCTCatctccgccgcggccaagcactgcctcgccctcggctaCCACCGCAGCGACACCTTCAGCAACCTGCCATTTGCCGAGTCAGAAACCATGCGGCGCCTCTTCTGGCACGTCTTCATGTCCGACGCGAGCCTCTCGCTGaccctcggccgcgcgcccaTCATCCAGGAGTACGACGTggacgcgccgcccctgACCGTGTCCAAGGACCCCAAGCGCGCGCCCTgggacgaggccctcgtgTCCTTTGTGCAGTTCTCCTCGATCCAGGCCAACATATACCGACAGCTGTACTCGCCCATGTCGcgcggcaccgacgccgtggcgcggcggcacgtcgtcgtgAGCCTCGCGGATAAGTTGAGGCAGTGGTACGCCGACTGGCACGAGATTGACTTTTCGAGCGCATACCACAGCCACATCTTCAAGACGACCTTttcgggcgtcgacgtcacgTATTACTCGGTATTGACGCTGCTCCATCGCGGTGCGACGTCGtccaacgccatcgccgacataTCGCCCGAGTGcttcaaggccgccaagcaGGGACTTGAGGCGCATCTAGTCTCCTACCCACGCGCGGTCAACCTGGGCCCGGACGCAGTGTCCATGTATGCAGACTG GATTTTGCTATTTACGTCCTTTACCCCGTACATCGTGACGTTCCTGCACTGCATCGGGAGTTTGGACTCCTCAGACCTCACACTACTGCGGAGAGTCCTCGACTCCATCGAGCAGATCGCGTCGACAGTCAAGTCTTGCAGACCGCAATACGAGCTCTGCCAGTCGCTCCTTCGCATTGCCGAAGCATTCAACGAGTCCCGACCGCTGGACCTGGGCGGGTCGGCGCCCCAGCTAGACACGGCGCTCAATCTGTCACTGCAGAACCCGCTCATCGATGATTGCGGTTGGAGCTACTTTCAGTCTACCATGGATGAATGGAGCGGCCAATCGCTCAGCACAGGGTGTTTTACTCTCGGCAGCCGAATCGACAGTCACGCCAACTAA
- a CDS encoding uncharacterized protein (EggNog:ENOG503NYD4~COG:Q), with translation MPATTTSRLGGTSVAADVIIVGAGFGGCYALHEVRQQGYTTKILESGQDFGGVWHFNKYPGARVDSETPLYQLGLEQVYDDFSFSERFPGSDEIRQYFAHLDKTLDLRKDTIFDSKVVNVEYDPSSNTWSLSSASGLTATCRYVIFAAGSSNKRYIPDFPKLNEFRGEVIHPAQWPEDLSLEGKKIGIIGQGASGLQIVQELAKRDCELTVFVRTPCTAIPMGQRNIPRHEAEELKSLYGSLWQKAKYASVHGYAYNDCPFSFHDLTRDERHALYERLWARGGFAFFSLLFRDYTVDKEANAEVYSFWASKVRARITDPEKRDIMAPLEQLHWICTKRPSLEMDYYEMIDRPNVKLVDLKETAIREFVANGVTTDEGKLHELDVVVFATGYDSVTGSLYDMNIHDKNGVLLQKKWKDGIKTHLGMMVPDLPNAFVLYGPQAPTSLANGPPFLELQVEWVTKVLQRMKEDDLCTLEASPAAAAAWAELSYQIFQAMLYRDTPSWYNGANIPGKRQEPLIWLGGVKAWWEACNDALEDWSTFTVMK, from the coding sequence ATGCCAGCGACAACTACCTCCAGGCTCGGCGGCACATCTGTCGCCGCTGACGTTATCATCGTCGGTGCCGGCTTCGGGGGCTGCTATGCCTTGCACGAGGTGAGGCAGCAGGGCTACACTACCAAAATACTCGAATCCGGGCAAGACTTTGGCGGGGTCTGGCACTTCAACAAGTATCCAGGCGCGCGAGTGGACTCGGAAACGCCTCTCTACCAGCTTGGCCTGGAGCAGGTGTACGACGACTTTAGCTTCTCCGAGCGCTTTCCCGGCAGTGACGAGATTCGCCAGTACTTTGCACACTTGGATAAGACACTGGACCTACGGAAAGACACCATATTCGACTCCAAAGTAGTCAACGTCGAATATGACCCCTCATCAAACACTTGGAGcctcagcagcgcctcgggACTAACAGCGACATGCCGCTACGTCATCTTCGCCGCGGGAAGCAGCAACAAGCGCTACATACCTGACTTCCCGAAGCTCAATGAGTTTCGAGGTGAAGTGATTCACCCCGCTCAGTGGCCCGAGGACCTCAGTCTGGAGGGCAAAAAGATTGGCATCATCGGGCAGGGCGCCTCCGGACTGCAAATCGTCCAGGAACTGGCCAAGAGGGACTGCGAGCTGACAGTCTTTGTGCGAACCCCCTGCACGGCGATTCCCATGGGTCAGCGCAACATCCCACGACATGAGGCGGAGGAGCTCAAGAGTCTTTACGGAAGCCTCTGGCAAAAGGCCAAGTACGCGAGCGTGCACGGCTATGCCTACAACGACTGCCCCTTCTCGTTCCACGACCTCACACGAGACGAGCGGCATGCGCTGTACGAGCGACTCTGGGCCAGGGGAGGATTTGCGTTCTTCTCCTTGCTGTTCCGCGACTATACTGTGGACAAGGAGGCCAACGCTGAAGTGTACAGCTTTTGGGCGAGCAAAgtccgcgcgcgcatcacGGACCCCGAGAAGCGCGACATCATGGCCcccctcgagcagctccacTGGATCTGCACCAAGCGCCCGAGCCTCGAAATGGACTACTACGAGATGATTGACCGGCCGAACGTGAAGCTGGTGGACTTGAAGGAGACGGCAATCCGGGAGTTCGTGGCCAATGGcgtgacgacggacgagggcAAGCTGCACGAACTCGACGTGGTCGTGTTCGCGACAGGGTATGACTCTGTGACGGGCAGCCTGTACGATATGAACATTCACGATAAGAATGGTGTGCTTCTGCAGAAGAAGTGGAAGGACGGGATCAAGACGCACCTGGGCATGATGGTGCCGGACCTTCCCAACGCATTCGTCCTGTACGGTCCACAGGCGCCCACATCGCTTGCCAACGGACCACCCTTCCTGGAGCTGCAGGTGGAATGGGTGACCAAGGTCCTACAGCGGATGAAGGAGGACGACCTCTGTACGCTGGAAGCAtctcccgctgccgccgcggcgtgggcAGAGCTCTCGTACCAGATCTTCCAGGCTATGCTATATCGAGATACGCCGTCGTGGTATAACGGCGCAAACATTCCGGGGAAGCGACAGGAGCCGCTGATTTGGTTGGGGGGCGTCAAGGCCTGGTGGGAGGCTTGTAATGACGCACTCGAAGACTGGTCCACGTTCACCGTGATGAAATag
- a CDS encoding uncharacterized protein (MEROPS:MER0043146~CAZy:CE10~EggNog:ENOG503NZ98~COG:V) has translation MIDSQFAAAAGPIMQSLGGMERPKIHDVEARRQVLAAIVPQQEPAIPDDVQHSVLSISTPDGAQIRLLRFQKKGGAQQAGSTTAGPAVIHMHGGGLISLTADVSIPAVCQYVVASGVQFFSVDYRLAPEHPYPTPLEDCWAALQWVVQHAAELGVDTARIGVMGESAGGGLAAALAILSRDRGLSPPLKRQILLYPMLDDRTAVDTEPGDFTVWTLEDNITGWTAYLGHDKVGKKDGVPATAAPGRIEDVKGLPALYMDIGQADIFGLENHAYLGKFLAAGIEAEFHLYPGLPHGFDSIASQHFASVALNENRCRQLKKLYD, from the coding sequence ATGATCGACTCTCagtttgcggcggcggcggggccgatAATGCAGTCTCTCGGTGGCATGGAGCGGCCCAAGAtccacgacgtcgaggcgaggcgacaGGTGTTGGCCGCCATCGTTCCACAGCAGGAGCCAGCCATCCCAGATGACGTCCAACACTCCGTTCTTAGCATCTCTACCCCCGACGGAGCGCAGATACGGTTGCTTCGCTTCCAGAAGAAGGGAGGAGCGCAGCAAGCGGGCTCTACTACTGCCGGCCCCGCTGTGATACACATGCATGGCGGGGGCCTCATCAGTTTGACCGCAGACGTGAGCATCCCGGCCGTGTGCCAGTACGTCGTCGCAAGCGGGGTGCAGTTCTTCTCGGTCGACTACCGCCTTGCCCCCGAGCACCCGTACCCGACTCCGCTGGAAGACTGCTGGGCCGCGCTGCAATGGGTCGTGCAGCACGCagccgagctcggcgtcgacaccgCTCGCAtcggcgtcatgggcgaGAGCGCAGGCGGGGGACTCGCCGCTgcgctcgccatcctctCCAGGGACCGTGGCCTCAGTCCGCCGCTGAAGCGACAGATCCTGCTCTACCCCATGCTCGACGATCGGACCGCGGTAGACACGGAGCCCGGGGACTTTACCGTCTGGACCCTCGAGGACAACATCACCGGATGGACGGCCTACCTTGGCCATGACAAGGTCGGGAAAAAAGATGGGGTCCCGGCTACTGCGGCGCCGGGTAGGATCGAGGATGTCAAGGGCCTTCCGGCGCTGTACATGGATATAGGCCAGGCCGACATCTTTGGGCTGGAGAACCACGCATATCTGGGCAAATTTCTGGCGGCCGGCATCGAAGCCGAGTTTCACCTGTACCCGGGCTTGCCACATGGCTTTGACTCAATTGCGAGCCAGCACTTTGCGAGCGTAGCGCTCAATGAGAACAGATGTCGACAACTCAAGAAGTTGTACGACTGA
- a CDS encoding uncharacterized protein (COG:S~TransMembrane:11 (i76-96o102-122i150-173o179-200i207-231o258-279i291-314o334-357i378-400o406-428i440-464o)~EggNog:ENOG503PCQH): MVDHITSAPAGASETTKDGHDSTRKPSAEAPRAQPFSGETTDDIFGETSDELRDDRLKQIAAEGNAHFHRLGWKRLAIVTIVEAVALGALSLPSAYATLGMFPGVFLTITLGMLAIFTAYIVGRVKLAYPEISHYADAGRVLFGRFGYELFGAALVLELVMVVGSHALTGSIALGDLNGGRVCSIAFSAISAIILLILAIPPSFTEVAILGYIDFGSILAAVAITIIATGIQARDAPGGLSGVQWSAWPKEDISFTKAFVAVSNIIFAFSFAIGQFSFMDEMHTPKDYMKSIWASGFAQIAIYTLTGALCYAFVGDTVQSPALLSAGKTVSKIAFGVALPVIFISGSINSTVALRYIHGRMWKKSIVRYINTRKGWTAWIGEVTVFTIVAWVIAEAIPIFSDLLSLASALFVSGFSFWIPAIMWFKLLCKGHWFSRENCLISLGCILAFIVGVVTLGAGTYATIDDIIKMTRDGSSHAPFACRQG; this comes from the exons ATGGTCGATCATATCAcctctgcgccggcgggtGCCTCTGAAACCACCAAGGATGGCCATGACAGCACTCGCAAACCCTCGGCAGAGGCCCCGAGGGCGCAGCCTTTCTCGGGCGAGACGACTGACGACATCTTTGGcgagacgagcgacgagCTTCGCGATGACAGGCTGAAGCAaatcgccgccgagggcaacgCGCACTTTCATCGCCTTGGTTGGAAGCGTCTCGCCATTgtcaccatcgtcgaggccgtcgccctcggtgccCTCAGCTTGCCCTCTGCGTATGCCACGCTGGGCATGTTCCCCGGCGTGTTTCTTACCATCACACTGGGCATGCTCGCCATTTTCACGGCCTACATCGTGGGACGGGTAAAGCTGGCCTACCCCGAAATTTCGCATTACGCCGATGCAGGACGGGTCCTGTTTGGTCGCTTCGGCTACGAATTgttcggcgccgccctcgttcTTGAGCTGGTCATGGTGGTCGGATCCCATGCCCTCACCGGCAGCATCGCGCTGGGCGATCTCAACGGCGGACGCGTCTGCTCCATCGCCTTCTCTGCCATTTCggccatcatcctcctcatcctcgcgATTCCGCCGTCCTTCACCGAGGTCGCCATTCTTGGCTATATCGATTTCGGATCCATCCttgcggccgtcgccatcaccatcatcgcaACGGGCATTCAGGCCCGCGATGCCCCGGGTGGCCTTTCAGGGGTGCAATGGTCCGCTTGGCCCAAGGAAGACATTAGCTTCACCAAGGCTTTTGTCGCCGTGAGCAACATCATCTTTGCATTTAGCTTTGCCATTGGCCAGTTCTCGTTCATGGACGAGATGCACACGCCCAAGGATTACATGAAGTCTATTTGGGCATCCGGCTTTGCCCAGATCGCCATCTACACTCTGACTGGCGCGCTCTGCTATGCCTTCGTGGGAGATACCGTCCAGTCCCCCGCTTTGTTGTCTGCGGGCAAGACTGTCTCAAAGATAGCCTTCGGAGTTGCCCTCCCCGTCATCTTCATTTCGGGCTCGATTAATTCAACCGTCGCGCTGCGCTATATTCACGGGCGCATGTGGAAGAAGTCTATTGTGAGGTATATCAATACCCGCAAGGGATGGACCGCCTGGATCGGCGAGGTGACCGTGTTCACGATTGTGGCGTGGGTCATTGCTGAGGCGATCCCCATCTTCTCGGACCTCCTTTCCCTCGCGTCGGCACTGTTCGTGTCGGGGTTCTCCTTCTGGATTCCTGCCATTATGTGGTTCAAGCTTCTCTGCAAGGGCCATTGGTTTTCGCGGGAAAACTGCCTCATCAGCTTGGGCTGCATCCTGGCCTTCATCGTGGGAGTGGTGACGCTAGGTGCAGGCACCTACGCGACCATTGACGACATT ATCAAGATGACGCGCGACGGATCTTCTCATGCGCCCTTTGCATGCCGACAGGGATAG
- a CDS encoding uncharacterized protein (COG:S~EggNog:ENOG503P0M2), whose protein sequence is MTAIHRTDASARRPSAGLDGSAYDIVQRMLPCLDTHLMHSSRFSSSDDSIVTASQELSWDGSSGRADSSDGTLFDVSENDEFDRAYQQYSQTAHMGVLDPEYQTFTSRNGYGAVVYTVRDGTLVVSGDPLAAPEHFGPLLDELARFRKKKHLKIAFMGVSETFAMYAQKRRWIPLKVGRERVLNPITNKILSNQGAGKRMLGQNRRLLDPERGAISIGVYAPGIHGVDQAMEVELQIIYDQWRAERNCKKEKDLQTFVTVYDLFCRRNVTFFLYTSDRDGRVNGFAALRNVGARSGFHLDPCIASPTAPRGITDLLIVTAMRLLREAGVSYMCLGHEPLLDLGDMPNQDGIKARVARDMFHRVVDSAQLGGKRTYNDKFHPDESQSSELYVVLPGGPSLLRQAAAVMHVANIRIRRLLR, encoded by the coding sequence ATGACTGCGATTCATCGAACAGACGCCTCAGCACGTCGGCCCAGTGCAGGCTTGGACGGCTCAGCATACGACATTGTGCAGCGCATGCTGCCTTGCCTCGATACACACCTCATGCACAGCTCACGCTTTTCTTCCTCCGACGACAGCATTGTCACAGCGTCACAGGAGCTGTCGTGGGACGGTTCATCCGGCCGAGCAGACTCCAGCGACGGCACACTCTTCGACGTGTCCGAGAACGACGAGTTCGACCGAGCGTACCAACAATACAGCCAAACAGCACACATGGGGGTGCTCGACCCAGAATACCAGACCTTTACCAGCCGGAACGGCtacggcgccgtcgtgtaCACAGTCAGGGACGGCACGTTGGTCGTGTCGGGGGATCCACTCGCTGCGCCAGAGCACTTTGGGCCTTTGCTTGATGAGCTTGCCCGGTTtcgcaagaagaagcaccTCAAGATCGCCTTCATGGGAGTTAGCGAGACATTCGCAATGTACGCGCAGAAGCGACGCTGGATCCCGTTGAAAGTCGGTCGAGAGCGCGTGCTCAATCCCATAACCAACAAGATCCTCTCCAACCAAGGCGCAGGGAAGCGCATGCTTGGTCAGAATCGGCGACTACTCGATCCAGAGCGTGGGGCCATCAGTATTGGCGTTTATGCGCCGGGCATCCACGGCGTTGACCAAGCCATGGAAGTCGAATTGCAAATCATCTACGACCAGTGGCGCGCGGAACGCAACTGcaagaaggaaaaggacTTGCAAACGTTCGTCACCGTCTACGATCTCTTCTGCCGACGAAACGTCACCTTCTTCCTGTACACGAGCGaccgcgacgggcgcgtcAACGGcttcgccgcgctgcgaAACGTCGGCGCGCGGTCGGGATTCCACCTGGACCCCTGCatcgcgtcgccgacggcaccacgCGGCATCACGGACCTGCTCATCGTCACGGCGATGAGGCTGCTccgcgaggcgggcgtgtcgtACATGTGCCTCGGTCACGAGCCGTTGCTGGACCTGGGCGACATGCCTAATCAGGACGGCATCAAGGCGCGGGTGGCTCGCGACATGTTCCACCGCGTGGTGGACtcggcgcagctcggcgggaAGCGGACATACAACGACAAGTTTCATCCTGACGAGTCGCAGTCGTCGGAGCTGTATGTTGTCCTGCCGGGGGGgccctcgctgctgcggcaggcggcagcggtgatGCACGTGGCCAACATCAGAATCAGGCGGCTGTTGAGATGA
- a CDS encoding uncharacterized protein (EggNog:ENOG503NYG8~COG:E), translating into MLHGVVDPRPDFVCTSGAGMTSDGSGATGVTNHVGEVFVGSDTMETYPGLVVADAAVMPRALGVNPLATITALAERAVATYASRNELVIDRRSNGLLNLFEKPSVSHSQPQFWPDGTSGPHMTALCAVAEQGDPKVSFTELMTGFVHPGRVLIRDDKRTYELAYHLGKCRGETARLFVSITAPCVLPDSKGADNYGIMTGTFSCPGLAGSPFTILRSRFGTFEPNDDMTGTGKLVYEFDMNGVNGERLHFHGYKVTDPSIILRPSQVWQAMTTLYVSITDLGGADSGQVGGPHVWPCRTPVAMGIINIQLRDLLPAARTLTATGPSVMDRTAKATRYLAKLWQQPLQLFLTPLMPLQYPLSAHVDCINPTPPTQSFSVVASDGVVTKLHMWEPDASMVATDRRGDPVPIRDVFMIPGASVDHQIFALTTIPFNAVNYLTRAGYRVWVTVHRICRLETSHTVDAWTTHDSRLDIKACLETIRRLRGPQKIYSIAHCMGSVAFACGLLDGTIPAEWILGITCSQVFMNPIWSTVNNLKAKSPIPLDWLYAKLAGPYFDCSTSVDDKRVQQVVTQLLRVYPQERHEMCNNAVCLRTTFLFGRCWSHRNLNEATHSQIDRVFSGAHVNLMHLLMHMGSRGAVTGNAPEYELLVTPENIQRLRGIPFLLFNGADSSVLSPKAADETYNALLAAFGPSAGVDGAAGTQYRRRSVEGYGHLDCWMGMNAWRDVYPFVREEVDRVVRGEEYVFRQPNDKFAAMVEAVELLR; encoded by the coding sequence ATGCTCCACGGTGTTGTTGACCCGAGACCTGACTTTGTGTGTACCAGCGGCGCGGGAATGACTAGTGATGGCTCCGGTGCCACAGGCGTGACGAACCACGTTGGCGAGGTCTTTGTCGGCAGTGACACCATGGAGACCTATCCCGGTCTGGTGGTGGCAGATGCGGCAGTCATGCCGCGGGCTTTGGGTGTCAACCCCCTAGCAACCATCActgcccttgccgagcgTGCCGTCGCGACTTATGCCTCCAGGAATGAGCTGGTCATTGACAGAAGAAGCAATGGCCTTCTCAATCTGTTCGAAAAGCCGTCAGTATCACATAGCCAACCCCAATTCTGGCCGGACGGGACCTCCGGGCCGCATATGACGGCACTCTGTGCCGTGGCCGAACAAGGGGATCCCAAAGTCAGCTTCACGGAACTGATGACCGGCTTCGTGCACCCTGGACGCGTTTTGATACGCGATGACAAAAGAACGTATGAGTTGGCATACCACTTAGGAAAGTGCCGGGGGGAGACGGCGAGGCTGTTTGTCAGTATCACAGCGCCGTGCGTACTGCCCGATTCGAAAGGAGCAGACAATTATGGCATCATGACAGGAACATTTTCTTGCCCCGGCCTTGCAGGCTCGCCCTTTACTATCCTGAGGAGCCGGTTCGGCACATTTGAGCCAAATGACGACATGACGGGCACCGGAAAGCTCGTCTACGAGTTCGACATGAACGGTGTCAACGGAGAACGGCTTCACTTCCACGGATACAAGGTCACCGACCCCTCCATCATACTACGGCCCTCGCAGGTATGGCAGGCGATGACCACGTTGTACGTGAGTATTACAGATCTGGGAGGTGCCGACAGCGGTCAAGTTGGAGGGCCACATGTCTGGCCTTGTCGAACGCCAGTCGCGATGGGCATCATCAATATTCAGCTTCGAGACTTGCTGCCTGCAGCTCGAACCTTGACAGCAACTGGCCCGAGCGTCATGGACAGAACCGCCAAGGCAACTCGATACCTCGCGAAGCTCTGGCAACAGCCCCTCCAGCTATTTCTTACCCCCTTGATGCCACTGCAGTACCCTCTGAGCGCCCATGTCGACTGTATCAACCCAACGCCACCGACACAGTCGTTCAGCGTGGTGGCAAGCGACGGAGTGGTCACCAAGCTGCACATGTGGGAGCCAGACGCAAGTATGGTTGCCACAGACAGGCGCGGCGATCCCGTACCCATACGCGACGTTTTCATGATCCCAGGCGCCAGTGTGGACCATCAAATCTTTGCGCTGACAACGATCCCGTTCAACGCGGTCAATTATCTTACACGTGCCGGCTACCGCGTGTGGGTGACGGTCCACCGCATCTGCCGTCTGGAGACGTCGCACACGGTTGATGCTTGGACAACACATGATTCGCGCCTCGACATCAAGGCGTGCCTCGAGACTATACGGAGATTGCGCGGTCCGCAGAAGATCTACAGCATCGCTCATTGCATGGGCTCCGTTGCATTTGCTTGCGGGCTCCTGGATGGAACGATCCCCGCCGAGTGGATTCTCGGCATCACCTGCAGCCAAGTCTTCATGAACCCGATCTGGAGCACGGTGAACAATCTCAAAGCCAAGTCTCCCATACCCCTGGACTGGCTTTACGCAAAGTTGGCCGGCCCATACTTTGACTGCTCGACCTCGGTCGACGACAAGCGGGTGCAACAGGTCGTGACCCAACTCCTGAGAGTATACCCTCAGGAACGACACGAGATGTGCAACAATGCGGTCTGTCTCCGCACGACCTTTTTATTCGGACGGTGTTGGAGTCATCGAAATCTCAACGAGGCAACGCACTCGCAGATTGATCGGGTATTTAGCGGCGCTCATGTCAATCTCATGCACCTTCTGATGCATATGGGCTCACGCGGCGCGGTCACCGGCAATGCACCAGAGTACGAGCTCCTCGTAACACCAGAAAATATCCAGAGGCTCCGGGGCATCCCATTTCTCTTGTTCAATGGCGCGGACAGCTCCGTTCTCAGCCCCAAGGCCGCGGACGAGACTTACAATGCGCTGCTTGCGGCTTTTGGGCCatcggcgggcgtcgacggggcggcgggcacccaGTATCGCCGCAGAAGCGTCGAGGGGTACGGTCACCTCGACTGCTGGATGGGGATGAACGCGTGGCGTGATGTGTATCCGTTCGTACGCGAGGAGGTCGACCGCGTGGTTCGGGGTGAGGAATACGTGTTCCGCCAGCCGAACGACAAGTTTGCTGCCATGGTCGAGGCTGTGGAGCTGCTAAGATAG